The region TCCCTTTTGTCTTGGCAAAAGGAATCAAAACCGTGTGTCCCTGCATTCGGCCCTACGCTGCGCTCCGGGTCCCTTCGCTCCGGCATTGCTCCCGTCGGGACCGCACCGAAGGGCCGTCCTGGCCCTACGGTGCTCGCAGGCCATCCATGGCCTGCACCCGACTACGCAATACCTACGCTCAGCCTACTGAAGGGACGATCCAGGTGTCTGGGCTGACGATGTACGAAGAGCCAGATCAACAACAAAAGCTGAACACCAGCGCGGCGCTGTTGCTGTTGCTGTTGCTGTGCTTCTCCCTACACAAATCGTGCAGACGCCACAAATCGTCCCTTCAGCAGGCCGAATGGAACCCTTGCGGAGTGGGGCGACGGCCATGGATGGCCGGCGAGCGACGCAGGGCCAGGGACGGCCCTTCGGCGCGGTCCCCACGGGAGCAAGGGTGGAATGAGGGAACCCGGAGCGCAGCGTAGGGCCGGATGCAGGGACAAGGGGTTTTGCCTACTTTTGCCCCGACAAAAGTGGGTCGCCGTAAAGGCGAAACCAGCCAGTGGTGCCACTGCGTCAAACGGATATGCCCATCGCCACTCGAGCCACATTTTCGGTGCTCACCCGCTCAGTGACGCATACAGCCAGACGCTGATCCATTGGCGTGGGCGGTTTGGAGTCACCTTTGCGCCCTCCACGTAAAGGCGAAACCAGTCAATAGCGCCACCCCATCAAACGGATATGCCCATCGACACCCAAGCCACACCCTCCAAAAAGACCCAGCGTCATTACTGTGCCGATTTCGTCGTTCAGCTGATTCAAAGGCATCAAGCCGGCGCCCCCGACAACAAGCCACTCTGTCGATCACTCCCCCAGAACGGACGCGGCCTCCCCATGAAACGCATTACCGTGATCGACTCCCACACCGGCGGTGAACCGACCCGCCTGGTCACCGACGGCTTCCCTGCCCTGGGCAAAGGCAGCATGGCCGAGCGCCGCCAGCTTCTTGCCCAACAACACGACCAATGGCGCAGCGCCTGCATGCTCGAACCGCGTGGCAGCGATGTACTGGTTGGCGCCCTGCTGTGCGAGCCAGTTGATCCGAGTGCCTGCGCCGGGGTGATTTTCTTCAACAACACCGGCTACCTGGGCATGTGCGGCCACGGCACCATCGGCCTGGTAGTATCCCTCGCGCACCTGGGGCGTATCGGACCGGGTGTGCACAGCATCGAAACCCCCGTGGGTACCGTGCAGGCAACGCTGCATGAAGACCACTCTGTCAGCGTGCGCAATGTACCCGCCTACCGCTACCGCAAGGACCTCTCGCTGGAGGTGCCGGGCATTGGTCTGGTGGTCGGCGACGTGGCCTGGGGCGGCAACTGGTTCTTTCTTATTGCCGATCACGGCCTGCAAGTCGCGGGCGACAACATCGAGGCGCTGACCGCCTACACCTATGCAGTACAGCAGGCACTGGATGAGCAAGGCATTCGCGGCGAAGACGGTGGCCTGATCGACCATATCGAACTGTTTGCCGACGACCCTCACGCAGATAGCCGCAACTTTGTACTCTGCCCCGGCAAAGCCTACGACCGTTCGCCCTGTGGCACCGGTACCAGCGCCAAGCTTGCTTGCCTGGCCGCCGACGGCAAACTCCAACCCGGCCAGCCCTGGCAGCAGGCCAGCGTGATTGGCAGTGTCTTCGAAGGTTCGTTCGAAACGGCTGGCGAGCGCATCATTCCCACCATTCGCGGTCGCGCCCATATCAGTGCCGAGGCTACGCTCATCCTTCAGGAAGACGACCCGTTCGCCTGGGGCATTCGCCCGTGAGCGGCGCTGCCGTGGCCGATGTGATCGTGATTGGTGCCGGAATTATCGGCGCAGCTTGTGCCCAGGCGCTGGCTGCGCGCGGCCTGCGCGTGCTGGTCCTGGATGCCGGGCTGCATGGCGCCACGGCAGCCGGCATGGGCCATCTGCTGGTGCTCGATGACAACGCCGCGGAATTAGCGTTGAGCCAGTACTCGTTGCAACGCTGGCGTGAATTGGCAAGGCAACTGCCCGACGCTTGCGCCTATCGTAGTAATGGCACCCTCTGGCTAGCGGCCAATGCCGAAGAAATGGCCGTGGCCGAACACAAATACGGTGTGCTGCACGCACAAGGCATTGTCTGCGAACGCGTTAGCGGGCGCGGCTTGCGCCAACGTGAACCAGCCCTGCGTGAAGGCTTGGAGGGAGGTCTGTTGATCAATGGCGATGGCATTCTCTACGCCCCCGCTACCGCACGTTGGATGTTGCAGTCGCCCCGGATCGAGCAGCGCCGTGCGCACGTCACGGCGGTACAGGGTAACAGTGTGCGCCTGGAGGACGGTCAGTGGCTCAGCGCCGAGGCAGTGGTGCTGGCCAACGGCATCCAGGCCACCGATCTGTGCCCGGAGCTGCCCATTGAACCGAAGAAAGGCCATTTGCTAATCACCGACCGCTACCCCGGTAGCGTCACCCATACCTTGGTGGAACTGGGTTATGTCACCAGTGCCCACAATGCCAGCGGACCTTCTACCGCCTGCAATATCCAGCCGCGTCCGACCGGGCAACTGTTCATCGGTGCCTCACGTCAGTTCGGCACCACCGATCCGGGCGTGGAAGGCTGGATGCTGGCACGCATGCTCAAGCGCGCCACCGAGTACATGCCCGGCCTTGCGCAGTTGAACGGCATTCGCGCCTGGACCGGCTTTCGCGCCGCCAGCCCCGACGGCCTGCCACTGGTGGGCCGGCATCCGCAGCAGGACGGCCTGTGGCTGGCCGTCGGCCATGAAGGGTTGGGCGTCACTACGGCGCCGGCGACGGCGGACCTGCTGGTCGCGCAACTGTTCGACGAAACCCCGCCCCTGGCCGCTCAACCCTATCTGCCCCACCGCTTCCTGGGAGCACACATGCATGCCTGACTTGATCCTCGATGGCCGTCCACTGTCTGTGGCCGAAGGTACCAGCGTGGCCGCGGCCCTGGCACTGGGCGGCGATGGCTGCTCGCGCACCGCCGTTGGTGGTCACCGCCGCGCGCCGCTATGCGGCATGGGCATTTGCCAGGAGTGCCGCGTAAACATCGACGGCCGCCGGCGCCTGGCCTGCCAAACCCTGTGCCGCGAGGGTATGCACGTGGAGACCCGGGCATGAGCGAATACACCCCTCTGCTGATTATCGGCGCCGGCCCTGCCGGTTTGGCGGCCGCCTTGGCCGCCGCGTCTACCACCGCACGCATCGTGCTGCTTGACGACAACCCGCTTCCGGGCGGGCAAATCTGGCGCGACGGTCCGCACGCCAAGGTTCCCGCCCAGGCGCGTCAACTGCGTGAACGCGTATTGGCCTGTACCAATGTGCGCTACCACAGCGGTACACGGGTAATTGCCTGCCCCGGCCCGAAGACCCTGCTGGTTGAGGATGCAGAGCGTGGTTGGCAGATTCGTTACGACAAACTGATCCTCTGCACCGGCGCTCGCGAATTGCTCCTGCCCTTCCCCGGCTGGACGCTGCCCGGTGTCACCGGTGCCGGTGGTTTGCAAGCGCTGATCAAAGCTGGCTTGCCGGTGCGCGACCAGCGCCTGGTGATCGCTGGGAGCGGGCCATTGCTGTTGGCCAGCGCTGCGACAGCCAAAGACAACGGCGCCAAGCTGCTGGCCATTGCCGAGCAGGCATCGCTGGCAGCAGTTGCCGGCTTTGCCGCGCAATTGCCGCGCTGGCCGCACAAGTTGCTGCAATCCTTCACCCTGTTCGACCGCAGTTACCGTACGGGCAGCCATGTGCTTGCTGCCTTGGGCAGCGATCGCCTGGAAGGTGTGCGTCTGAAGCAAAACGGCAAAATCGTGGAAGTAGCCTGCGATAGACTCGCCTGCGGCTTCGGTCTGATTGCCAATAGCCAACTAGGTCAAGCCTTGGGCTGTGAAGTGCGCCAGCAAGCAATAGCCGTGAACACCTGGCAAGCCACCTCACAACCCGACATTTACGCCGCGGGCGAATGCACCGGTTTCGGTGGCAGTGAACGGGCCCTGGTCGAGGGTGCCATTGCCGGCCATGCGGCGGTTGGTGACCGTCCGGCGGCGCAGGCATTGTTGTCTCGCCGCGCGCGCTGGCATGGTTTTGCTGCAGCCTTGAACAAAGCCTTCGCCCTCGACCCGACGCTGAAGTCGCTGGCCAGCGCCGACACCCTGGTGTGCCGCTGCGAGGACGTGCCTTACGCGGCCCTTGTCGGGCATGCCAACTGGCGTGAAGCCAAACTGGCCAGCCGCTGCGGCATGGGCGCCTGCCAAGGTCGAGTATGCGGTGCGGCCGCCGAATACCTGTTCGGTTGGCAGCCTTCGGCACCCCGCCCACCGTTCAGCCCGGCGCGCATCGAGACCTTGCTGTGCCTGGACGAAACGCCCGGTGCTTGAGGTAAATAGCGGGGGCGCACTATGATCCCGACGGTCGCCCACGGACCGTCAGCGCCATGCACGCCACACTCAACAGCCTCGCCCCCTGCGATTTGCCTACGTTGCTCGACAGCCTACAGCCCATTGCGCCCCTGCTCGATACGCTGAACGACGTGGTGTTCTTCATCAAGGACCTGCAAGCGCGCTACGTTTTCGTCAACCAGACCCTGGCACGCCGTTGCGGGCGCAAACACAGCGATGACCTACTCGGACTGACCGCCGAAAATGTCTTCCCCGAGCGCTTCGGGCCTCTGTATACCGAACAAGATCGGCGAGTATTGAGCAGTGGCCGGGAGTTGGCCGACCAGCTTGAGCTGCACCTGTATTTCGGCAACCAGTCGATCTGGTGCCTGACCCACAAACGCCCGCTCAAGGATGCCCAAGGCAATGTCGTGGGGCTGGCCGGTATCTCCCGCGACTTGCAGTTACCACAATCCAACCACCCGGCGTTCCAGAAGCTCGCCGCCGTCGATGCGCACATTCGTCACCATTTCACCCGCCCGATCAGTCTCGCCGAACTGACCGCAATCGCCGGGCTTTCCGTGGCGCAACTGGAGCGTCACTGTAAACGCATCTTCCAGCTCACGCCGCGTCAGTTGATCCACAAGGCACGGCTGGAAGAAGCCTCACGCTTGCTGCAAGACCCCGAGTTGCCCATTACCGAAATCGCTTTGCGCTGCGGTTACACCGACCACAGTGCCTTCAGCCGCCAATTCCGCGCGCTCACCGGCCTTTCGCCGAGCCAGTACCGCGACGGCCAACGCTGAGTGTTCCTAAATGGGGCGCCGCGTAAGGGCGGTGCTCCCATACGTAACACCCGTCCTGCAGCCGACCCGCCGCACTGAAACCACCCTACAAAACTCCACTTTCCTACAGGCGCCCTAACTCACGGGCTGCCGGCCAATTGCTGGTTCCGGACAAAAACAGGCACGCCCATTGCTAAGAAAATATCGTATACGAAATTACCAATACGATATCTAACAGCACCCCCCAGACCACGAGGCATCTATGAAAAACCGCACATTTGCCGTAGCCCTCAGCGCTGTTCTCAGTACTGCCTGTATCGCCAACGCCCAGGCCGACAAGCTCGACGATATTATTGGCTCCGGCAAGCTGCGCTGCGCCGTCACCCTCGACTTTCCACCGATGGGCTTTCGTGACGAAGCCAACAAGCCAGCCGGCTTTGACGTCGACTATTGCAACGATCTGGCAAAAATCCTCGGTGTCGACGCCGAAGTGGTCGAGACCCCCTTCCCCGACCGCATCCCTGCACTGATCTCCGGCCGCGCGGACGTTATCGTGGCGTCCACCTCCGACACCCTGGAACGGGCCAAGACCGTTGGTTTGACCGTGCCGTACTTCGCCTTCCAAATGGTGGTGCTGACCCGCGACAATACCGGCATCAATAGCTTCGACGACCTCAAAGGCAAAGCCTTGGGCAATACCAGTGGCACCTATGAAGCCATTGCACTGGAAAAGGACGTGAAGAGCTGGGGTAGTGGCAGCTTCCGTGCCTACCAGTCGCAGAACGACACGCTGCTGGCGGTCGCCCAAGGTCATATCGACGCCACCGTGGTGACCAACACTGTCGCCGCCGCCACCCTCAAGTCTGGCAAATACAAAAACCTCAAGGTCGCCGGTAACGCGCCCTACGTGATCGACTACGTATCGCTGGGTGCCAAACGCAATGAGTACGGTCTGTTGCGCTACCTCGACCTGTTCGTCAACCAACAAGTGCGCACCGGGCGCTACAAGGAGCTGTTCACCAAGTGGGTGGGGACCGAGATCGCCCCGACCGACCTGACCGTACCGCAGGTCTACTACTGAGGTGGGCGGTATGATCAGCACACCCAAACCCCTGACCGGGCGCTGCCTGGTCGAGGGCGCGGCCCAGGGTGAACTGTTGTTCGCCGATACCGGGCTGAGCTTCTGGGGCGGGGTCGACCCGTTCAGCGGCGAAGTGATCGATCGTCATCATCCGCTCAGCGGCCAGTGCATTGCCGGACGCGTGCTGGCGATTCCCAGCGGACGTGGCTCCTGCACCGGCAGCAGTGTGATGATGGAACTGATCAGCAACGGCCACGCACCGGCAGCATTGGTGCTGGCCGAAGCCGACGAGATCCTGACCCTCGGGGTGCTGGTCGCCCAGACCCTGTTCGAGCGCTCCCTGCCGGTGCTGTGCATCGGCAGGGAGGCGTTCGCCGAATTGTCCGGGGCAGGTTTTGCCCGGCTCGAAGGACGACACCTTGAGCTCTTTACCCTGGCGCCTGCCGATCACTGGCAGGCCCCGGCGTTCTGCCCTGGCGCCGAGGCTTTCAATACCTTCAGCAGCAACCTGAACCTGGCACCGAGCGACCGCGCATTGCTCGACGGCACTCACGGCAAGGCCGCGCAGATTGCGATGCAGATTGTCCTGCGCATGGCCGAGCTGCAAGGCGCCGAGCAACTGCTGGACGTGACCCAGGCACACATAGACGGCTGTATTTACACCGGTCCGGCGAGCCTGCGCTTTGCCCAACAGCTGGTGCAATGGGGCGCGAAGGTGCGCGTGCCGACCACACTCAATTCCATTTCGGTAGACCAGCGCCGCTGGCGCGAATTGGGCATCGACCCAGCACTCGGCGAGCCCGCCAGTGCCCTGGGCGAGGCGTATATGGCCATGGGCGCGCAGTTAAGCTTCACCTGCGCGCCCTACCTGCTGGACAGTGCACCGACGCTGGGCGAACAGATCGTCTGGGCCGAGTCCAACGCAGTGGTCTATGCCAACAGCGTTCTGGGCGCGCGCACACTGAAGTACCCCGACTACCTCGATATCTGCATCGCCTTGACCGGTCGCGCACCGAGCATTGGTTGTCACCTGGACGAGCAACGCAAGGCGCAGCTGATTGTCGAGCTGCCGGCACTGGGCACCCTGGATGACAGTTTCTACCCGCTGCTCGGCTACCACATCGGTGCGCTATCGGGCTCTCGGATTCCGCTGGTGCGTGGGTTGGAACAGGCCCACCCCAGCCTCGACGATCTCAAGGCCTTTGGGGCAGCCTTCGCCACCACCTCCGCGGCCCCCTTGTTCCACATTGCCGGGGTTACACCCGAGGCACTGGACCCCACGCAAGTACTCGAGCCCGGCGCCCACTTACCTTGCGAGCGCCTGCAACTGAGCGACCTGCTGCACAGCTGGCGCGAGCTCAACAGCGCCCGCGAGCCCCGAGTCGATGTGGTGTCGCTGGGCAATCCGCACTTTTCCTTCAGCGAGTTCGCGGCGCTGGATCGTTTGTGCCAGGGCCGCAGCAAACATCCGCAAGTGGTGCTGGCGATCACCTGTGGCCGTGCGGTGCTGGAACAGGCGCGTGCTGCCGGGCATATCGACGGGCTCGAACGCTTCGGCGTAACCCTGGTTACCGATACCTGCTGGTGCATGCTGGGAGAGCCGGTAATCCCGCCCAGCGCACGCACGCTGATGACCAACTCCGGCAAATACGCCCACTACGGGCCAGGCCTGGCCGGCCGCCCGGTGCATTTTGCCAGCCTTGGCGAATGCGTGGAGTCGGCCTGCAGCGGCGTGGCCAGCGGACGGCTACCGACCTGGCTGCAACCCGCTGCATTCAAGGAGAGTCCCGCGCATGTTTGATTATACCTTCCAATGGCGCGCAGCCCTGCGCGCCCTTCCGGACATGCTTGCCGGCGCCTGGGTGACCTTCGAGACCGCGGCCCTGTCGATGATCCTCGGTGTGCTCATCGCCCTGGCCCTGACTGTGATGCGCCAAGGTAAGCAACCGCTGCTGCGCGGCTTTGCCAACACCTGGGTATCCATCGCCCGTAACACGCCGTCGTTGTTCCAGATCTACATCCTGTACTTCGGCCTCGGTTCGATGGGCATGCACGTCAGCTCCTGGATCGCCCTGTTGGCCGGGATCACCTTCAACAACGCAGGCTACCTGGCAGAGAACTTTCGCGGCGGTCTCAAGGCGGTGCCGACCACGCAAATGCGCGCAGCGCGCTCGCTGGGCATGAGCGCCTTCCAGGCTTACCGGATGATCATCATTCCGCAGCTGTTGCGCGTGGTGTTCTACCCGTTGACCAACCAAATGGTCTGGGCGGTGCTGATGACCTCACTGGGGGTGATCGTGGGCCTGAACAACGACCTGACCGGCGTGACCCAGGATTACAACGTCAAGACCTTCCGCACCTTCGAATATTTCGCCCTGGCGGCGGCGCTCTACTACGTGATCGCCAAGGCGATTGTCGCAGTCGCGCGGCTGATGGCCTGGCGGCTGTTCCGCTACTGAGGAGCTCGACATGTTTTCCACCGGTTTTACCTGGAACGACTTCATGTTCCTCCTCGAAGGGGCGTGGATCACCTTGCAACTGACCTTCTGGGCCATTCTGATCGGCACCATCGCGGGCTTGCTGTTCGGCCTGGCGCGTGCCTTGTGGCCGCGCCTGAGCCTGCCGCTCGCTTGGGTACTGGATGTGTTTCGCAGCGTACCGCTGTTGATCCAGTTCGTGCTGTTCAACTCGTTCAAGAGCATCGTCGGACTGGACATCAGTGCCTTCAGTGTCGGCTGCATCGTGCTGGGCGTGTACACCGCCGCTTACTTCACCGAAATCGTTCGGGGTGGCGTGCTCTCGGTAGCGTTGAGCGTGCGCCGCGCCAGCCGTTCGCTGGGCATGAGCTACCTGCAGGACCTGCGCTGGATCGTTCTGCCAATGGCAACCCGGGTGGCGTTTCCCGGCTGGCTGAACCTGGTACTGGGGGTGATGAAAGACACTGCACTGGTGATGTGGATCGGCATCGTCGAACTGCTGCGCGCCTCGCAAACCATCGTTACACGGATTCAGGAACCCCTGCTGGTGCTGTGCATCGCGGGCCTCATCTACTACGTCATGAGCCTGGTGGTTGCCCGTTTGGGCGCCCGCCTGGAAACAAGGTGGCAAGAAAATGATTGAGATCCAGAACGTACATAAATCCTTCGGCAACCTTGAAGTGGTCAAGGGTGTGAGCCTGACCGTGGACAAAGGCGAAGTGGTGTCGATCATCGGCGGCTCCGGCTCGGGTAAATCGACCTTGCTGATGTGCATCAACGGCCTGGAGCCAATCCAGAAAGGCAGCATTCGCGTCGATGGCATCGAGGTGCACAACCGCGCCACGGACCTGAACCGCCTGCGGCAGAAGATCGGCATCGTCTTCCAGCAATGGAACGCCTTTCCGCACCTGACCGTTCTGGAGAACGTGATGCTCGCGCCGCGCAAGGTGCTGGGCAAAAGCAAGGAGCAAGCTGAAGAGCTGGCCGTCAAGCAACTGACCCACGTGGGACTGGGCGACAAGCTCAAGACCTTCCCCGGCAAATTGTCCGGGGGCCAGCAGCAGCGCATGGCGATTGCCCGGGCGCTGGCCATGTCGCCGGACTACATGCTCTTCGACGAAGCCACCTCGGCGCTCGACCCGCAACTGGTGGGTGAGGTACTGGACACCATGCGCATGTTGGCCGAAGACGGCATGACCATGGTGCTGGTCACCCACGAGATACGTTTTGCCCGGGATGTCTCGGACCGGGTGGCGTTTTTCCGTAACGGCCTGGTGCATGAGATCGGCTCGCCGGAGCAAGTGATCGGCAACCCGACGCAGCCTGAGACCGCGGCTTTCCTGAAGTCGGTGAAATAGCAGCATCCACAACGGTGGGATCAACCCCACCGTCACGAAGGCGGTACTCAACATAAGGACCTTCCCCGAATGCGCTCTTCGAAGATCATCCACATCGTCAGTTGCCACGCCGAAGGAGAAGTCGGCGACGTCATCGTCGGCGGCGTCGCCCCACCTCCTGGCGCTACGGTCTGGGAACAGTCGCGCTGGATCGCCCGCGACGAGACCCTGCGCAACTTCGTCCTCAACGAACCCCGCGGCGGCGTGTTCCGCCACGTCAACCTGCTGGTGCCGCCCAAGGATCCACGCGCGCAGATGGCCTGGATCATCATGGAACCGGCGGACACCCCACCCATGTCCGGCTCGAACTCGCTGTGCGTGTCCACGGTGTTGCTCGACAGCGGCATCCTGCCGATGACCGAACCTGAAACCCGCCTGGTCCTGGAAGCACCCGGCGGTCTGATCGAAGCCGTCGCGCAATGTCGCGACGGCAAGGTGCAGCGGGTCGAGGTGAAAAACGTGCCCTCCTTCGCTGATCGCCTGGATGCCTGGATCGAAGTCGAAGGCCATGGCTCACTGCAGGTCGACACCGCTTATGGCGGCGACAGTTTCGCCATTGCCGATGCCCGCCAATTGGGCTTTGCCATACGCCCCGACGAAGCGAAGGACATCGTCGAGATCGGGCTGAAGATCACCCGCGCCGCCAATGAACAGTTGGGCTTTCGTCACCCGACGAACCCGGATTGGTCGCACTTATCCTTCTGTCAGATCGCCGCCCCCATTGAGTACGAGAACGGCATTGCCACCGGCGCCAACGCAGTGGTTATCCGTCCCGGCAAGATCGACCGCTCGCCCTGCGGCACCGGCTGTTCGGCGCGCATGGCAGTGATGCAGGCCAAAGGCTTGCTGAAGGTGGGTGACCGTTTTATCGGCCGTTCGATCATCGGTTCGCAATTCGATTGCCGCATCGAGTCGCAAACACAAATAGACGGTCGCCCGGCCATCTATCCGTGTATTTCCGGGCGAGCCTGGATCACCGGTACCCATCAATTGATGCTCGACCCAAGCGACCCTTGGCCGCAAGGCTACCGACTGTCGGACACATGGCCCGGCGCATGATCGCTAACCCCTTGATTTAAAAACCACCCCTGTAAATCGGTCAGTAATACGCGAAAAAAACCCTGGTCGAATATAGGCACTTCAAATATCGTATACGAAATACAATAAACAACCGGAGAACATCATGAGCAAGTACGTAAACTGGAGCGGCGTCTTCCCTGCGGTCACCACCCAATTCAACGACGACTTCTCGATCAACCTGGAAAAGACCCACGAGGTCATTTCCAACGTGATCCGTGACGGCGTCTCTGGCCTGGTGGTGTGTGGTTCTGTCGGTGAGAACACCTCGCTGACCGCCGAAGAAAAAATCGCCGTGACCGAAGTCGCCGTCGATGCCTCGCGTGGCCGGGTTCCGGTGATTTGCGGCGTGGCTGAGTTCACCAGCGTGCAAGCTGCCAAAGTCGCCAACGCAGTGCGTCAGGTCGGCGTTGACGGTGTGATGTTGATGCCGGCACTGGTCTACGGCTCGAAACCGTTCGAGACCGCCGAGCACTACCGCTACGTGGCCAAGCACACTGACGTGCCGCTGATGGTTTACAACAACCCACCGATCTACAAGAACGACGTCACCCCGGACATCCTGATTTCCCTGGCCGACTGCGAGAACGTGGTGTGCTTCAAGGACTCCTCGGGCGACACCCGCCGCTTCATCGATGTGCGCAACGAGGTAGGCGACCGGTTCGTACTGTTTGCCGGCCTGGACGACGTGGTTCTGGAAAGCATTGCCGTGGGCGCCCAGGGCTGGGTGTCGGGCATGTCCAACGTGTTCCCCAAAGAAGGCGAAACCATCTTCCGCCTGGCCAAGGCCGGACGCTTCGCCGAAGCCATGCCGATCTACGAGTGGCTGATGCCAATCCTGCACCTTGATGCCCGCGCCGACCTTGTGCAGTGCATCAAGCTCTGTGAAGCGATCGCCGGTCGTGGTAGCGCGCTGACTCGTCCTCCGCGTCTGGCGCTGCCAGACGCTGATCGGGTCTACGTTGAGCAGATCATGGCCAAAGCCCTGGCCAAGCGTCCGCATCTGCCAGACGTCGGCCTCTGAGTGACAACCGGGCCGGCTCCCCCAGGAGCCGGCCCGCCTGTTTTGCGCCCATACAGGAATCCTCAACATGTCCAGTCACTCGTCCAGCGCAACCACCCCTTCGGGATTGAAGCGTGTCGTCGCCGCAGCCATGGCCGGCACCGTCGCCGAATGGTATGAATTCTTCCTCTACGGCACCGCCTCGGCACTGGTCTTCGGCCAGTTGTTCTTCCGTCAAACCGACAGTCCTATCGACGGCATCATTGCCGCCTTTGCCCTCTACGCCGTTGGCTTCCTGGCGCGCCCACTGGGTGGCCTGGTGTTCGGTCACTACGGCGATAAATTCGGCCGTAAACGCTTGCTGCAACTGAGCCTGGTGGTGGTCGGCGTCACTACCTTCCTGATGGGTTGCCTACCCGGCTTCGACAGCATTGGCTACGCTGCGCCGGCACTGCTGGTACTGTTGCGGCTGATTCAGGGCTTTGCCTTTGGTGGCGAATGGGGCGGCGCTATCTTGTTGGTGTCCGAGCACTGCCCGGCCAACCGTCGCGGTTTCTGGGCCAGTTGGCCACAAGCCG is a window of Pseudomonas sp. DG56-2 DNA encoding:
- a CDS encoding amino acid ABC transporter ATP-binding protein — translated: MIEIQNVHKSFGNLEVVKGVSLTVDKGEVVSIIGGSGSGKSTLLMCINGLEPIQKGSIRVDGIEVHNRATDLNRLRQKIGIVFQQWNAFPHLTVLENVMLAPRKVLGKSKEQAEELAVKQLTHVGLGDKLKTFPGKLSGGQQQRMAIARALAMSPDYMLFDEATSALDPQLVGEVLDTMRMLAEDGMTMVLVTHEIRFARDVSDRVAFFRNGLVHEIGSPEQVIGNPTQPETAAFLKSVK
- a CDS encoding proline racemase family protein → MRSSKIIHIVSCHAEGEVGDVIVGGVAPPPGATVWEQSRWIARDETLRNFVLNEPRGGVFRHVNLLVPPKDPRAQMAWIIMEPADTPPMSGSNSLCVSTVLLDSGILPMTEPETRLVLEAPGGLIEAVAQCRDGKVQRVEVKNVPSFADRLDAWIEVEGHGSLQVDTAYGGDSFAIADARQLGFAIRPDEAKDIVEIGLKITRAANEQLGFRHPTNPDWSHLSFCQIAAPIEYENGIATGANAVVIRPGKIDRSPCGTGCSARMAVMQAKGLLKVGDRFIGRSIIGSQFDCRIESQTQIDGRPAIYPCISGRAWITGTHQLMLDPSDPWPQGYRLSDTWPGA
- a CDS encoding dihydrodipicolinate synthase family protein; the protein is MSKYVNWSGVFPAVTTQFNDDFSINLEKTHEVISNVIRDGVSGLVVCGSVGENTSLTAEEKIAVTEVAVDASRGRVPVICGVAEFTSVQAAKVANAVRQVGVDGVMLMPALVYGSKPFETAEHYRYVAKHTDVPLMVYNNPPIYKNDVTPDILISLADCENVVCFKDSSGDTRRFIDVRNEVGDRFVLFAGLDDVVLESIAVGAQGWVSGMSNVFPKEGETIFRLAKAGRFAEAMPIYEWLMPILHLDARADLVQCIKLCEAIAGRGSALTRPPRLALPDADRVYVEQIMAKALAKRPHLPDVGL